In Methanobacterium sp., the following are encoded in one genomic region:
- a CDS encoding Hsp20/alpha crystallin family protein, producing the protein MDDRKSRAEKIFNEMLETIKEKQLDLDQAIAEYTGGHVKPAMDVSEDNDKIVVKTDLPGVNRDDIKIDLSEESLEIQAKFQKETEEDFEEKGVTYHRRERHHGTSSRVVVLPSKVKISEVTAKFDNGVLTVTMPKLDKRQTYEVKLE; encoded by the coding sequence ATGGATGATAGAAAAAGCCGAGCCGAAAAGATTTTTAACGAAATGCTTGAGACGATTAAAGAAAAACAGCTTGATTTAGACCAAGCTATTGCAGAATACACTGGAGGGCATGTTAAACCAGCCATGGATGTGTCTGAAGATAATGATAAGATCGTGGTGAAAACTGACCTTCCCGGTGTAAACCGGGATGACATTAAGATTGACCTTAGTGAGGAAAGCTTGGAGATACAAGCTAAATTTCAGAAGGAAACTGAAGAAGATTTCGAAGAAAAAGGTGTGACCTACCATCGTAGGGAAAGACATCATGGAACTTCATCTAGAGTGGTGGTACTACCTTCCAAGGTGAAGATCAGTGAAGTCACTGCCAAGTTCGATAATGGTGTTTTAACAGTGACCATGCCTAAGCTGGATAAAAGACAAACTTATGAGGTTAAATTAGAGTAA
- a CDS encoding SatD, translating into MLDRNLSQEKLKEAINYVNSRFKNYLVTDFMITGGDSFQGMISRLDILVDLYFALYSRIGNPFYLGVGMGSISTSLSEFVQEIDGEAFHLSADALRTAKKKKRWIVMENGVEGDVDVAECILNLLFEIVWSWTDRQANIILYYREKGENPQTIKQAAVKFETGSRNIYKTLETGKYSLVKYSEGVARKQLKKIQHTIIDPK; encoded by the coding sequence ATGCTAGACCGTAACCTCTCACAGGAAAAACTGAAAGAGGCAATAAACTATGTTAATTCCAGATTCAAGAATTATCTGGTAACAGATTTCATGATAACTGGTGGGGACAGTTTTCAGGGAATGATATCCCGGCTTGATATTCTGGTCGACCTCTACTTCGCCCTTTATAGTCGCATAGGCAATCCATTCTATCTAGGGGTTGGGATGGGTAGTATATCCACCAGTCTCAGTGAATTTGTCCAGGAAATAGATGGGGAAGCATTCCACCTCTCTGCAGATGCACTGCGCACTGCTAAAAAGAAGAAAAGATGGATAGTGATGGAAAATGGTGTTGAGGGTGATGTGGATGTGGCGGAGTGCATCTTAAACCTACTATTTGAAATAGTATGGTCCTGGACTGATAGACAAGCCAATATCATACTATACTACCGGGAGAAAGGTGAAAACCCTCAGACCATTAAACAGGCGGCTGTGAAGTTTGAAACAGGCTCCCGGAATATCTATAAGACCTTAGAGACTGGTAAATATTCTCTGGTGAAATATAGTGAAGGTGTTGCACGTAAACAGTTAAAGAAAATACAACACACAATAATTGATCCAAAATAG
- a CDS encoding tetratricopeptide repeat protein codes for MGIFSSFIQNGDNWYNRATFCLDAGNYQEAIAYYKRAVWNNPQDVNAWVYMGLAFYKIGNLIEAINCFNHTIALDPGCVHAIYNKATVLVELGELEEAIKLYDEALKLDPYFSKAKLNKNKALKLLNQDK; via the coding sequence ATGGGTATTTTTAGCAGTTTTATTCAAAATGGGGATAACTGGTACAACAGAGCTACATTTTGTTTAGATGCTGGAAATTACCAGGAAGCCATTGCGTACTATAAAAGAGCAGTTTGGAATAATCCACAGGATGTTAATGCTTGGGTATATATGGGCTTGGCTTTCTATAAAATTGGAAATCTTATAGAAGCTATAAACTGTTTCAACCACACTATAGCCCTAGATCCTGGATGTGTTCATGCAATCTACAACAAAGCTACTGTGCTGGTAGAGCTAGGAGAATTGGAAGAGGCAATAAAACTATATGATGAAGCTCTAAAGTTGGATCCATACTTTTCCAAAGCCAAATTAAACAAAAATAAGGCTCTTAAACTCTTAAATCAGGACAAATAA
- a CDS encoding ADP-ribosylglycohydrolase family protein codes for MFHDKFHGTILGLAVGDALGMPLEFKDPGSFQPVNDMTGGGPFNLNPGMWTDDTSLALCLTESLIETGKFDPADQLQRYSRWYNDGHLSVTGECFDIGNTTHEALMNFWDTGKPYPGPDHEHSAGNGSLMRLAPVPLFFLGDPLRAIECSGMSSRTTHNHPLAVDACRYYGGLIHGAVTGKSKDELLSPRYSPVEGYWTEHPLEPEIDQVACGSFKEKEPPEIRGRGYVVKSMEAALWAFHNSENFQDGCLLAVNLGEDADTTGAIYGQLAGAYYGKKKIHQQWIDKLAKLNLIDSLIERLWEVTIPTL; via the coding sequence ATTTTTCATGACAAATTCCATGGCACAATCCTTGGTTTGGCAGTGGGTGATGCCTTGGGAATGCCCCTGGAGTTCAAGGATCCTGGTAGCTTCCAACCAGTAAATGATATGACTGGTGGAGGACCTTTCAATCTTAACCCGGGAATGTGGACTGATGATACCTCCCTTGCCCTTTGCCTGACAGAAAGCCTCATTGAAACTGGAAAATTCGATCCTGCGGATCAGTTGCAGAGATATTCACGCTGGTATAATGATGGACACCTCTCAGTGACTGGTGAATGTTTTGACATAGGCAACACCACCCATGAGGCCTTGATGAATTTCTGGGACACTGGCAAACCTTACCCTGGACCAGACCATGAACACTCAGCCGGTAATGGTTCCCTCATGCGCCTGGCACCTGTGCCATTATTTTTTTTAGGGGATCCTCTCCGTGCAATTGAATGCTCTGGTATGAGCAGCCGAACCACCCACAACCATCCCTTAGCTGTGGATGCCTGCCGTTACTATGGTGGACTTATCCATGGTGCAGTAACCGGGAAAAGCAAAGATGAACTATTATCACCAAGATACTCCCCAGTTGAGGGATACTGGACAGAACACCCTCTAGAACCTGAAATTGACCAAGTGGCTTGTGGTTCCTTCAAGGAAAAAGAACCCCCTGAAATAAGGGGGAGAGGATACGTGGTCAAGTCCATGGAAGCAGCCCTATGGGCATTTCACAACAGTGAAAACTTCCAGGATGGATGCCTGTTAGCAGTGAACTTAGGTGAAGATGCAGACACCACTGGAGCAATATATGGCCAGCTGGCAGGAGCCTATTATGGTAAAAAAAAGATTCACCAACAATGGATTGATAAATTAGCCAAGTTGAATCTGATTGATTCATTGATTGAAAGATTATGGGAAGTTACAATCCCAACACTTTGA